One window from the genome of Hyphomonas neptunium ATCC 15444 encodes:
- a CDS encoding class I SAM-dependent RNA methyltransferase, producing MPPPAAPLRTLTIDHVGAQGDGRAREGDRWVSVPFTLAGEVVEVSGEGDRLRLERISSPSSERTAPSCRHFTRCGGCTLQHMAPAPYAAFKRDLIVRALKTRGLEAEVTETWITPPASRRRATFTARKSGKTIMVGFHGRKSHELIALEECPVARPAIVAALPKLAGILAPLFSGKEDLSLLVTETASGLDLHVTGIPKQATRLARAEVTSAALRAGFARVSLEGEDVLTERPPRLPIGAASLLPPPGGFLQASAEAETEIARLVLGHLGGAKHAADLFSGCGTFALRLAERIPVFAAESGRPAIEALRAAANAAPGLKPVTADVRDLFRNPLAAVELARFDGLVLDPPRAGASAQAAEIARSTVPRVAYVSCDPATLARDLRALVDGGYRLLRAHPVDQFLWSAHVEAVALLEKP from the coding sequence ATGCCCCCGCCTGCCGCGCCCCTGCGCACGCTCACCATCGACCATGTTGGCGCCCAGGGCGATGGCCGCGCGCGGGAGGGAGACCGCTGGGTGTCTGTGCCGTTCACTCTCGCCGGCGAGGTCGTCGAAGTCAGCGGCGAGGGCGACCGGCTGAGGCTGGAGCGGATATCCTCGCCGTCCTCTGAGCGCACAGCCCCGTCCTGCCGCCACTTCACCCGCTGTGGCGGCTGCACGCTGCAACACATGGCGCCCGCCCCCTATGCCGCCTTCAAGCGAGACCTGATCGTCCGTGCCCTGAAAACACGCGGCCTGGAGGCAGAGGTTACCGAGACCTGGATCACCCCGCCCGCTTCCCGCCGCCGCGCGACCTTCACCGCCCGCAAATCGGGCAAGACCATCATGGTCGGCTTTCATGGCCGCAAGAGCCATGAGCTGATCGCGCTGGAAGAATGCCCCGTGGCCCGCCCCGCCATCGTCGCCGCCCTGCCAAAGCTGGCCGGCATCCTCGCCCCGCTTTTCAGCGGCAAGGAAGACCTCAGCCTCCTCGTCACCGAAACCGCCTCGGGCCTCGACCTGCATGTGACGGGCATTCCCAAACAGGCCACCCGCCTTGCCCGCGCCGAAGTCACCAGCGCTGCCCTGCGGGCCGGCTTCGCCCGTGTCTCCCTCGAGGGCGAAGACGTGCTGACCGAGCGCCCCCCGCGCCTGCCCATCGGCGCGGCCAGTCTCCTGCCCCCGCCCGGCGGCTTCCTGCAGGCCAGCGCCGAGGCGGAGACCGAAATCGCCCGCCTCGTGCTCGGCCATCTCGGCGGCGCAAAACACGCCGCCGATCTTTTCTCCGGCTGCGGAACATTTGCCCTGCGCCTGGCAGAGCGCATTCCGGTCTTCGCTGCCGAAAGCGGGCGCCCCGCCATCGAGGCCCTGCGCGCCGCCGCCAATGCCGCTCCCGGCCTCAAACCCGTCACCGCCGATGTGAGAGACCTCTTCCGCAATCCCCTCGCTGCGGTCGAGTTGGCCCGGTTTGACGGTCTCGTGCTGGATCCCCCGCGCGCGGGCGCCTCGGCGCAGGCGGCCGAAATCGCCCGCTCCACCGTGCCGCGCGTCGCCTATGTCTCCTGCGATCCCGCCACCCTCGCCCGCGACCTGCGCGCCCTCGTCGATGGCGGCTACCGCCTCCTGCGCGCCCATCCGGTCGACCAGTTCCTCTGGTCGGCGCATGTCGAAGCCGTCGCGCTGCTGGAAAAGCCATGA
- a CDS encoding NUDIX hydrolase, translating into MTVPAAPLPGRPTPAVGAVCFKGEDVLLIRRGTPPLAGDWSIPGGRIEFGERTEAAALRELMEETGVTARLIGLVDVVDAIFTSRASGDVTRHYLLFDFAAVWLSGDPVAGDDASHAEWVSPERLAAIALWEETRRIIEAARAMVSAL; encoded by the coding sequence ATGACCGTGCCCGCCGCCCCGCTGCCCGGCCGGCCGACGCCCGCCGTCGGCGCCGTCTGTTTCAAAGGCGAAGACGTACTCCTCATCCGGCGCGGTACGCCCCCGCTCGCCGGTGACTGGTCGATCCCCGGCGGCCGCATCGAATTTGGCGAGCGTACAGAGGCCGCCGCTCTGCGCGAGTTGATGGAAGAAACCGGCGTCACCGCCCGCCTCATCGGCCTCGTCGATGTCGTCGACGCGATCTTCACCTCACGCGCTTCGGGCGACGTCACACGCCACTATCTGCTGTTCGACTTTGCCGCCGTCTGGCTCTCGGGCGACCCGGTGGCGGGCGACGATGCCAGCCATGCCGAATGGGTCTCGCCCGAGCGGCTAGCCGCCATCGCCCTCTGGGAGGAGACCCGCCGGATCATCGAAGCGGCCCGCGCGATGGTCTCAGCGCTCTGA